Proteins encoded together in one Stutzerimonas stutzeri window:
- the aroB gene encoding 3-dehydroquinate synthase: MQTLQVDLGERSYPIHIGERLIDRSDLFASKIRGRQVAIVTNETVAPLYLDRLTSTLSGYSVTPIILPDGESHKNWETLQLIFDALLGARHDRNTTVVALGGGVIGDMAGFAAASYQRGVDFIQVPTTLLSQVDSSVGGKTGINHPLGKNMIGAFYQPRAVVIDTATLATLPSRELSAGLAEVIKYGLICDEPFLTWLEANIDRIRSLDSLALTEAIHRSCAAKAKVVNADERESGVRATLNLGHTFGHAIETHMGYGVWLHGEAVSAGTVMALEMSSQLGWIGQADRDRAIRLLQRAGLPVVPPAEMQPQDFLEHMAVDKKVLDGRLRLVLLRQMGEAVVTGDFPRGVLETTLSADYGVMTEHLGA, translated from the coding sequence ATGCAGACTCTTCAGGTCGATCTCGGCGAGCGTAGCTATCCCATTCATATCGGCGAGCGATTGATCGATCGCAGCGATCTTTTTGCAAGCAAGATTCGCGGCCGCCAAGTCGCCATCGTGACCAATGAAACGGTTGCGCCACTGTACCTCGATCGTCTGACGAGCACGCTTTCCGGCTATTCCGTTACCCCCATAATCCTGCCTGATGGCGAAAGCCACAAAAATTGGGAGACGCTTCAGCTTATTTTCGACGCACTGCTCGGTGCTCGGCACGATCGCAATACAACGGTCGTGGCGTTGGGCGGCGGCGTCATCGGCGACATGGCGGGATTCGCGGCCGCCAGCTACCAGCGTGGTGTGGACTTCATCCAGGTGCCGACCACGCTTCTCTCGCAAGTGGACTCCTCGGTCGGTGGCAAGACCGGCATCAACCACCCGCTGGGCAAGAACATGATCGGCGCGTTCTACCAGCCTCGTGCGGTGGTCATCGATACCGCCACGTTGGCGACGTTGCCGTCTCGCGAGCTGTCTGCAGGGCTGGCTGAAGTCATCAAGTACGGGCTGATCTGCGACGAGCCCTTCCTGACCTGGCTCGAAGCCAATATCGATCGGATTCGCTCGCTGGATTCACTGGCGCTGACCGAGGCGATCCACCGTTCCTGCGCAGCCAAGGCCAAGGTGGTCAATGCGGACGAGCGAGAATCGGGTGTGCGCGCCACCCTCAACCTGGGCCATACCTTTGGCCACGCCATAGAGACCCATATGGGTTATGGGGTCTGGCTGCATGGTGAGGCGGTATCGGCGGGAACCGTGATGGCGCTTGAGATGTCCTCTCAGCTCGGCTGGATCGGCCAGGCGGATCGTGATCGCGCCATCCGGCTTTTGCAGCGAGCCGGGCTGCCGGTGGTGCCTCCTGCCGAGATGCAGCCGCAAGATTTCCTTGAGCACATGGCGGTGGACAAGAAGGTCCTGGATGGTCGTCTCCGTCTCGTGCTGCTTCGGCAGATGGGGGAGGCGGTTGTCACAGGCGACTTCCCTCGCGGCGTGCTCGAAACCACCTTGAGCGCCGATTACGGTGTTATGACGGAACACTTGGGAGCGTAA
- a CDS encoding AAA family ATPase, with protein sequence MNSLSADDAFLTHYGFSHDPFAARVPGFKFFPAQRKPVLGQLHHLARYSQLLLLVTGPEGSGKTLLRQALVASSNKQAVQSVVVTPQSTMDASALLAQIAQALNSQDADFDGIMAQVVQLALTGQEVYLLVDDAERLTGAAVETLLRLAAGTPEARPHVFLFGEPALAGRLEALSEGEERHHAIALQPYEEDETREYLALRLEGAGSGIECLNEEQIARIHDQSGGWPGAINQVARDELLAAMQSSRGRRKSTGMALPLPKKHLLAALAVIVVVAIGFLVLRGGEGERSVAPQATQLPLDAPAGSSAASSEQGGQTAIEFDAEERPLSLPLGGDAQPVIREPLAAAAAAGGENDAEVALPGARESTIPAPAPAPAPAPAPAPAPAPVERAQPAPPVATVPTPAPTQAPAPASPQVRQNVAERTPAPTAAPSASGNRSWYASQPGSNYLVQILGTRVEKNAQAIVQQHGASYRYFTKTHEGKPLYVVTYGNFANRAAAVAAVKSLPASLQAGKPWVRSFASVQQELAPAR encoded by the coding sequence ATGAACAGTTTGTCCGCGGACGACGCGTTTCTGACTCACTATGGCTTCAGCCATGACCCTTTCGCGGCCCGTGTTCCGGGGTTCAAGTTCTTTCCCGCTCAGCGCAAGCCGGTGCTTGGGCAGCTGCACCACCTGGCCCGTTACAGCCAGTTGCTGTTGTTGGTGACCGGGCCGGAAGGCAGCGGCAAAACGTTGCTACGCCAGGCGCTTGTCGCCAGCAGCAACAAGCAGGCTGTGCAGAGCGTAGTCGTCACTCCGCAGAGCACCATGGACGCCAGTGCGCTGTTGGCGCAGATCGCTCAGGCACTCAACAGTCAGGACGCCGATTTCGATGGCATCATGGCGCAGGTAGTCCAGCTGGCTCTGACGGGGCAGGAAGTCTATCTGTTGGTGGATGATGCCGAGCGCCTGACTGGCGCTGCGGTGGAGACCCTGCTGCGTCTGGCTGCGGGGACACCTGAAGCGCGCCCGCACGTCTTTCTGTTTGGCGAGCCTGCGCTGGCCGGGCGACTTGAAGCCCTGAGCGAAGGCGAAGAACGCCATCACGCCATCGCCTTGCAACCTTATGAAGAAGATGAGACGCGCGAGTATCTGGCGCTGCGGCTCGAAGGTGCGGGTAGCGGCATCGAGTGCCTGAACGAGGAGCAGATTGCGCGTATCCATGATCAGTCGGGCGGCTGGCCTGGAGCGATCAACCAGGTGGCGCGTGACGAACTTCTCGCGGCGATGCAGAGCAGTCGCGGACGGCGGAAGTCCACCGGCATGGCATTGCCGCTGCCGAAGAAACATCTGTTGGCGGCGCTGGCCGTGATTGTGGTGGTCGCGATTGGCTTTCTGGTTCTGCGTGGTGGCGAGGGTGAGCGGTCGGTTGCGCCGCAAGCCACTCAGTTGCCGCTCGATGCTCCGGCGGGCTCATCAGCGGCTTCGTCTGAGCAGGGCGGGCAAACCGCGATCGAGTTCGATGCTGAGGAACGGCCGTTGTCGCTGCCGCTGGGCGGTGATGCGCAGCCGGTGATTCGAGAGCCGCTCGCTGCCGCTGCCGCTGCAGGTGGCGAAAACGATGCTGAGGTTGCGCTTCCCGGTGCGCGCGAATCGACAATTCCTGCACCTGCACCTGCACCTGCACCTGCACCTGCACCTGCACCTGCACCTGCACCGGTGGAGCGTGCCCAGCCTGCTCCGCCTGTTGCAACGGTGCCGACGCCGGCGCCGACACAGGCGCCTGCTCCGGCATCGCCGCAGGTGCGGCAGAATGTCGCCGAGCGTACGCCAGCGCCTACTGCTGCGCCCAGCGCTTCAGGCAATCGGTCTTGGTATGCCAGTCAGCCGGGCAGCAACTATCTGGTCCAGATCCTCGGGACACGTGTCGAAAAGAATGCCCAAGCGATCGTTCAGCAGCACGGCGCCAGCTATCGCTACTTCACCAAGACGCACGAAGGCAAGCCGCTCTACGTCGTCACCTATGGCAATTTTGCCAACCGAGCGGCAGCGGTTGCAGCGGTGAAGTCGCTGCCCGCTTCGCTCCAGGCCGGCAAGCCATGGGTACGAAGTTTCGCCAGCGTCCAGCAGGAATTGGCGCCAGCTCGATAA
- the gltB gene encoding glutamate synthase large subunit: MRAGLFRPEEFKDNCGFGLIAHMQGEASHHLLKTAIQSLTCMTHRGGINADGKTGDGCGLLMQKPDAFLRAKALEHFNAELPAQYAVGMVFLDQDASKADRARAQLSEEIQAQGLTLVGWREVPVDTSVLGQLALERLPRIEQVFVSGEGLDERQFGIKLFFARRRAEVALADDSAFYVCSLSDKDIIYKGLMMPADLAQFYPDLGDERLATAICVFHQRFSTNTMPQWRLAQPFRFLAHNGEINTITGNRNWAQARRLKFANELLPDLESLSPLINRTGSDSSSMDNMLELLVTGGMDLFRGLRMIIPPAWQNVETMDPDLRAFYEFNSMHMEPWDGPAGVVLTDGRHAVCLLDRNGLRPARWVTTKNGYITLASEVGVWDYKPEDVLAKGRVGPGQILAVDTHTGKVLHTDDIDNHLKAQQPYKKWLRQNALRIQSTLDDNDHGSAFYDADQLKQYMKMYQVTFEERDQVLRPLAEQGQEAVGSMGDDTPMAVLSRRVRSPYDYFRQQFAQVTNPPIDPLREAIVMSLETCLGAERNVFEETAEHANRAILTTPVISPAKWRTIMNLERPGFERLVIDLNYEEGTGLEAAIRNIADQAEEAVRGGKVLLVLSDRHIAPGKLPVHASLAVGAVHHRLVETGLRCSCNILVETATARDPHHFAVLIGFGATAVYPFLAYEVLGDLIRTGEVLGDLYEVFKHYRKGISKGLMKIISKMGISTIASYRGAQLFEAVGLSDEVVELSFRGVASRIKGARFEDLEAEQKALAVEAWSSRKPIQQGGLLKFVYGGEYHAYNPDVVSALQLAVQSGDYSRFKEYTALVDQRPVAMLRDLLKVKLADQPLALEEVEPLDAILKRFDSAGISLGALSPEAHEAIAAAMNRIGARSNSGEGGEDPARYGTERSSKIKQVATGRFGVTPEYLVNAEVLQIKVAQGAKPGEGGQLPGGKVNGLIARLRYAVPGVTLISPPPHHDIYSIEDLAQLIFDLKQVNPQALVSVKLVAEPGVGTIAAGVAKAYADLITISGYDGGTGASPLTSIRYAGSPWELGLAETHQTLRGNDLRGKVRVQTDGGLKTGLDVIKAAILGAESFGFGTAPMIALGCKYLRICHLNNCATGVATQNEQLRKDHFIGTVDMVVNFFQFVAEETREWLAKLGVRSLGELIGRTDLLEVLPGDTAKQNNLDLTPLLGGSSIPADKPQFCEVEKNPPFDQGLLAEEMVKLAKSAIDAKSGGEFELEICNCDRSIGARVSGEIARQHGNQGMKDAPITFRFKGTAGQSFGVWNAGGLNLYLEGDANDYVGKGMTGGKLVVTPPQGAAYRSQDSAIIGNTCLYGATGGKLFAAGTAGERFAVRNSGAHAVVEGTGDHCCEYMTGGFVCVLGKTGHNFGSGMTGGFAYVLDMDNSFVDRVNNELVNLQRITGEAMEAHRSHLQDVLREYVAETASEWGAELLDNLDDYLRRFWLVKPKAANLASLLSSTRANPQ, from the coding sequence ATGAGAGCAGGTCTGTTTCGTCCTGAAGAGTTCAAGGATAACTGCGGCTTCGGTCTGATTGCCCACATGCAGGGCGAGGCAAGCCATCACCTGCTAAAGACTGCCATTCAGTCCCTGACATGCATGACTCACCGCGGCGGCATCAACGCCGATGGCAAGACCGGCGACGGCTGCGGTCTGTTGATGCAGAAGCCTGACGCCTTTCTGCGCGCGAAGGCCCTGGAGCATTTCAACGCCGAGCTGCCGGCCCAATATGCGGTTGGCATGGTCTTCCTCGATCAGGACGCCAGCAAGGCGGATCGCGCTCGTGCTCAGTTGAGCGAGGAAATCCAGGCGCAGGGGCTTACCCTGGTTGGCTGGCGTGAGGTCCCGGTGGACACCAGCGTTCTCGGGCAGCTGGCGCTCGAGCGTCTGCCGCGCATCGAGCAGGTGTTCGTTTCCGGCGAGGGCCTCGATGAGCGTCAGTTCGGCATCAAGCTGTTCTTCGCCCGCCGCCGCGCCGAAGTCGCACTGGCCGACGACAGCGCCTTCTACGTCTGCAGCCTCTCGGACAAGGACATCATCTACAAAGGCCTGATGATGCCGGCCGACCTGGCCCAGTTCTACCCGGACCTGGGTGACGAGCGCCTCGCGACCGCGATCTGCGTGTTCCACCAGCGTTTCTCCACCAACACCATGCCGCAGTGGCGGCTGGCTCAGCCGTTCCGCTTTCTTGCGCACAACGGCGAAATCAACACCATCACCGGTAACCGCAACTGGGCCCAGGCGCGCCGCCTGAAGTTCGCCAACGAATTGCTGCCGGATCTCGAAAGCCTGTCGCCGCTGATCAACCGCACCGGTTCTGACTCCTCGAGCATGGACAACATGCTCGAACTCTTGGTCACCGGAGGAATGGATCTGTTCCGTGGCCTGCGCATGATCATTCCGCCGGCCTGGCAGAACGTCGAGACCATGGACCCCGACCTGCGTGCCTTCTACGAATTCAACTCCATGCACATGGAGCCCTGGGATGGCCCGGCCGGCGTGGTGCTGACCGATGGCCGCCACGCGGTTTGTCTGCTCGACCGCAACGGGCTGCGTCCGGCGCGCTGGGTAACCACCAAGAATGGCTATATCACCCTCGCGTCCGAAGTCGGCGTCTGGGATTACAAGCCGGAAGATGTGCTTGCCAAGGGTCGTGTCGGCCCGGGGCAGATCCTCGCGGTGGACACCCACACCGGCAAGGTGCTGCACACCGATGACATCGACAACCACCTGAAGGCGCAGCAGCCTTACAAGAAGTGGCTGCGGCAGAACGCGCTGCGCATCCAGTCGACGCTGGATGACAACGATCACGGTTCGGCTTTCTACGATGCCGACCAGCTCAAGCAGTACATGAAGATGTACCAGGTCACCTTCGAGGAGCGTGACCAGGTGCTGCGCCCGCTGGCCGAACAGGGCCAGGAAGCGGTCGGATCGATGGGCGACGACACGCCCATGGCCGTGCTGTCGCGCCGCGTGCGTTCGCCCTACGACTACTTCCGCCAGCAGTTCGCCCAGGTGACCAACCCGCCGATCGACCCGCTGCGCGAAGCCATCGTGATGTCGCTGGAAACCTGTCTGGGTGCCGAGCGCAACGTCTTCGAGGAAACCGCCGAACACGCCAATCGGGCGATCCTGACCACGCCGGTGATCTCGCCCGCCAAATGGCGCACGATCATGAACCTCGAGCGGCCCGGCTTCGAGCGTCTGGTCATCGACCTCAACTACGAGGAAGGTACCGGCCTCGAGGCGGCGATCCGCAACATCGCCGATCAGGCCGAAGAGGCCGTGCGCGGGGGCAAGGTGCTGCTGGTGCTGAGCGATCGCCACATCGCTCCGGGCAAACTGCCGGTGCATGCTTCGCTGGCGGTCGGTGCGGTACACCACCGCCTGGTCGAGACCGGGCTGCGCTGCAGCTGCAACATCCTGGTGGAAACCGCCACCGCTCGCGATCCGCATCATTTCGCAGTGCTCATCGGTTTCGGTGCGACAGCTGTCTACCCGTTCCTCGCCTACGAAGTGCTGGGTGACCTGATCCGTACCGGCGAGGTGCTGGGCGATCTCTACGAAGTGTTCAAGCACTATCGCAAGGGCATCTCCAAGGGGCTGATGAAGATCATCTCCAAGATGGGCATCTCGACCATCGCGTCCTACCGCGGCGCGCAACTGTTCGAAGCCGTCGGCCTGTCCGACGAGGTCGTGGAGCTCAGCTTCCGCGGCGTCGCCAGTCGCATCAAGGGTGCCCGCTTCGAGGACCTCGAGGCCGAGCAGAAGGCGCTGGCGGTCGAAGCCTGGAGCAGCCGCAAGCCGATCCAGCAGGGTGGCCTGCTGAAGTTCGTCTACGGCGGCGAGTACCACGCCTACAACCCCGACGTGGTCAGCGCGCTGCAGCTCGCCGTGCAGAGCGGTGACTACAGCCGCTTCAAGGAGTACACGGCGCTGGTCGATCAGCGCCCGGTGGCGATGCTGCGTGACCTGCTCAAGGTCAAGCTGGCCGATCAGCCGCTGGCGCTGGAGGAGGTCGAGCCGCTGGATGCCATCCTCAAGCGCTTCGACTCCGCTGGTATTTCCTTGGGCGCACTGTCGCCGGAAGCCCACGAAGCCATCGCCGCGGCGATGAACCGCATCGGGGCGCGTTCGAACTCCGGTGAGGGCGGTGAAGACCCGGCCCGCTACGGCACCGAGCGCAGCTCGAAGATCAAGCAGGTCGCAACCGGCCGCTTCGGTGTGACCCCGGAATACCTGGTCAACGCCGAAGTGCTGCAGATCAAGGTCGCCCAGGGCGCCAAGCCGGGTGAAGGCGGCCAGCTGCCCGGTGGCAAGGTCAATGGCCTGATCGCGCGTCTGCGTTACGCCGTGCCCGGCGTGACCCTGATCTCCCCGCCGCCGCACCATGACATCTATTCCATCGAGGACCTCGCGCAGCTGATCTTCGACCTCAAGCAGGTCAATCCGCAGGCGCTGGTGTCCGTCAAGCTGGTGGCCGAGCCGGGCGTGGGCACCATCGCCGCCGGCGTGGCCAAGGCCTACGCCGACCTGATCACCATCTCCGGTTACGACGGCGGCACCGGTGCCTCGCCGCTGACCTCGATCCGCTATGCCGGTTCGCCGTGGGAGCTGGGCCTGGCGGAAACCCACCAGACCCTGCGCGGCAATGACCTGCGGGGCAAGGTCCGGGTGCAGACCGATGGTGGCCTGAAGACTGGCCTGGACGTGATCAAGGCCGCGATCCTCGGCGCCGAAAGCTTCGGCTTCGGGACCGCGCCGATGATCGCCCTGGGCTGCAAGTACCTGCGCATCTGCCACCTGAACAACTGCGCCACCGGCGTCGCAACCCAGAACGAGCAGCTGCGCAAGGATCACTTCATCGGCACGGTCGACATGGTGGTCAACTTCTTCCAGTTCGTCGCCGAGGAAACCCGCGAGTGGCTGGCCAAGCTGGGCGTGCGCAGCCTCGGCGAGCTGATCGGCCGTACCGATCTGCTCGAAGTGCTGCCGGGCGACACCGCCAAGCAGAACAACCTCGACCTGACGCCGCTGCTCGGCGGCAGCAGCATCCCGGCCGACAAGCCGCAGTTCTGCGAAGTGGAGAAGAACCCGCCGTTCGACCAAGGGTTGCTGGCAGAAGAAATGGTCAAGCTGGCCAAGAGTGCCATCGACGCCAAGAGCGGCGGCGAGTTCGAACTGGAGATCTGCAACTGCGACCGTTCCATCGGTGCGCGCGTCTCCGGCGAGATCGCCCGTCAGCATGGCAACCAGGGCATGAAGGATGCGCCGATTACCTTCCGCTTCAAGGGCACGGCGGGGCAGAGCTTCGGTGTGTGGAACGCCGGCGGCCTGAACCTGTACCTGGAAGGCGACGCCAACGACTACGTCGGCAAGGGTATGACCGGCGGCAAGCTGGTGGTCACCCCACCGCAGGGCGCTGCCTATCGTTCGCAGGATTCGGCCATCATCGGCAATACCTGCCTGTACGGCGCCACCGGTGGCAAGCTGTTCGCCGCCGGTACTGCCGGCGAGCGTTTCGCCGTGCGCAACTCCGGCGCCCATGCGGTCGTCGAGGGCACGGGCGACCATTGCTGCGAATACATGACCGGCGGCTTTGTCTGCGTACTGGGCAAGACCGGGCACAACTTCGGCTCCGGCATGACCGGTGGTTTCGCCTACGTGCTGGACATGGACAACAGTTTCGTCGACCGCGTGAACAACGAACTGGTCAACCTGCAGCGCATCACCGGCGAGGCGATGGAAGCCCATCGCAGCCATCTGCAGGATGTGCTGCGTGAGTACGTTGCCGAAACCGCGAGCGAGTGGGGGGCAGAACTGCTGGATAATCTTGACGACTATCTGCGTCGTTTCTGGCTGGTCAAGCCCAAGGCGGCCAACCTGGCCTCGCTGCTGTCGAGCACCCGGGCCAACCCGCAATAA
- a CDS encoding FAD-dependent oxidoreductase produces MTERLNNDFQFIEVGRKDPKKKLLRQRKKEFVEIYEPFKPQQACEQAHRCLGCGNPYCEWKCPVHNYIPNWLKLVSEGNILAAAELAHQTNTLPEVCGRVCPQDRLCEGACTLNDGFGAVTIGSVEKYIADTAFAMGWRPDMSKVKPTGKKVAIIGAGPAGLGCADILVRNGVTPVVFDKNPEIGGLLTFGIPEFKLEKTVLSRRREIFSGMGIEFRLNTEVGKDISIDQLLADYDAMFMGMGTYTYMKGGFPGEDLPGVYDALDFLIANVNRNLGFEKSAEDFIDMKGKKVVVLGGGDTAMDCNRTSIRQGAKSVTCAYRRDAANMPGSRREVKNAKEEGVKFLFNRQPIAIVGEGKVEGVKVVETRLGAPDARGRRSPEPIPGSEQVLPADAVVIAFGFRPSPAPWFEGQGIQLDNQGRVVAPERGQFKHQTSNPKIFAGGDMVRGSDLVVTAIYEGRQAAEGIMDYLGV; encoded by the coding sequence ATGACTGAACGTCTGAATAACGACTTCCAGTTCATCGAGGTCGGGCGCAAGGATCCGAAGAAGAAGCTGCTGCGCCAGCGCAAGAAGGAGTTCGTCGAGATCTACGAACCCTTCAAGCCGCAGCAGGCTTGCGAGCAGGCCCATCGCTGCCTGGGCTGCGGCAACCCTTATTGCGAGTGGAAATGCCCGGTCCACAACTACATCCCCAACTGGCTCAAGCTGGTTTCCGAGGGCAACATCCTCGCCGCTGCCGAGCTGGCTCATCAGACCAACACCCTGCCGGAAGTCTGTGGCCGCGTATGCCCACAGGATCGCCTCTGCGAAGGTGCCTGCACACTGAATGACGGTTTCGGTGCGGTGACCATCGGCTCGGTAGAGAAGTACATCGCCGACACCGCCTTCGCCATGGGCTGGCGGCCGGACATGTCCAAGGTCAAGCCGACCGGCAAGAAAGTCGCCATCATCGGTGCCGGCCCGGCGGGCCTTGGTTGCGCGGATATCCTCGTGCGCAACGGCGTGACCCCGGTAGTGTTCGACAAGAACCCCGAGATCGGTGGCCTGCTGACCTTCGGCATCCCTGAGTTCAAGCTGGAAAAGACCGTGCTCAGCCGCCGCCGCGAGATCTTCAGCGGCATGGGCATCGAGTTCCGCCTGAACACCGAAGTGGGCAAGGACATCAGCATCGATCAGCTGCTGGCTGATTACGATGCCATGTTCATGGGCATGGGCACCTACACCTACATGAAGGGCGGCTTCCCTGGCGAGGATCTGCCGGGGGTGTACGACGCGCTGGATTTCCTCATCGCCAACGTCAACCGCAACCTTGGCTTCGAAAAGTCCGCCGAGGACTTCATCGACATGAAGGGCAAGAAGGTCGTGGTTCTGGGTGGCGGTGATACCGCGATGGACTGCAACCGGACTTCCATCCGCCAGGGCGCCAAGAGCGTGACCTGTGCCTATCGTCGTGATGCGGCAAACATGCCGGGTTCGCGCCGTGAAGTGAAGAACGCCAAGGAAGAGGGCGTGAAGTTCCTCTTCAATCGCCAGCCCATCGCCATCGTCGGCGAAGGCAAGGTCGAAGGTGTGAAGGTAGTCGAGACCCGTCTCGGCGCGCCGGATGCCCGTGGCCGCCGCAGCCCCGAGCCGATCCCGGGCTCCGAGCAGGTGTTGCCTGCCGATGCGGTGGTCATCGCCTTCGGTTTCCGGCCGAGCCCGGCACCGTGGTTCGAGGGCCAGGGTATCCAACTGGATAACCAGGGCCGCGTCGTCGCCCCGGAGCGGGGTCAGTTCAAGCACCAGACCAGCAACCCGAAGATCTTCGCCGGCGGCGATATGGTTCGCGGCTCCGATCTGGTGGTGACCGCGATCTACGAAGGGCGCCAGGCTGCCGAAGGCATCATGGACTACCTCGGCGTCTGA
- the hemE gene encoding uroporphyrinogen decarboxylase, translating to MTALKNDRFLRALLKQPVDVTPVWMMRQAGRYLPEYRASRAKAGDFMSLCMNPELACEVTLQPLDRYPLDAAILFSDILTVPDAMGLGLYFETGEGPRFKKVVSSAADIEALPIPDPEKDLGYVMDAVRTIRRELNGRVPLIGFSGSPWTLATYMVEGGSSKDFRKSKAMLYENPQAMHALLDKLAQSVTSYLNGQILAGAQAVQIFDSWGGSLSAAAYQEFSLAYMRKIVDGLIREHDGRRVPVILFTKGGGLWLESMADAGAEALGLDWTCDIGEARRRVGDKVALQGNMDPSVLYAKPDAIRAEVARILASFGHGNGHVFNLGHGITPEVDPAHAGAFIESVHELSAQYHA from the coding sequence ATGACTGCCTTGAAGAACGACCGCTTCCTTCGTGCCCTGCTCAAGCAGCCTGTCGACGTCACCCCTGTGTGGATGATGCGCCAGGCCGGCCGCTATCTGCCCGAATACCGGGCCAGCCGCGCCAAGGCCGGTGACTTCATGAGCCTGTGCATGAATCCTGAGCTCGCCTGCGAGGTAACCCTGCAGCCGCTGGATCGCTATCCGCTGGATGCTGCGATCCTGTTCTCCGATATCCTCACCGTGCCGGACGCCATGGGGCTCGGCCTGTACTTCGAGACCGGTGAAGGTCCGCGCTTCAAGAAGGTGGTGAGCAGTGCGGCAGACATCGAGGCGCTACCGATTCCCGATCCGGAGAAGGATCTGGGATACGTGATGGACGCGGTGCGTACCATTCGCCGCGAACTCAACGGCCGCGTACCGCTGATCGGTTTCTCCGGAAGCCCGTGGACCCTGGCGACCTACATGGTCGAAGGCGGCTCCTCGAAGGACTTCCGCAAATCCAAGGCGATGCTCTACGAAAACCCGCAGGCAATGCACGCCTTGCTGGACAAGCTGGCCCAGTCGGTTACCAGCTACCTCAACGGCCAGATCCTGGCCGGCGCCCAGGCGGTGCAGATCTTCGATTCCTGGGGTGGCAGCCTGTCGGCCGCGGCCTATCAGGAGTTCTCCCTGGCCTATATGCGCAAAATCGTAGACGGTCTGATCCGCGAACATGACGGCCGCCGCGTGCCGGTGATCCTGTTCACCAAGGGTGGCGGGCTGTGGCTGGAGTCCATGGCCGACGCCGGTGCCGAAGCGCTGGGGCTGGACTGGACCTGCGACATCGGCGAGGCGCGCCGCCGCGTCGGCGACAAGGTGGCGCTGCAGGGCAACATGGACCCGAGCGTGCTCTATGCCAAGCCCGACGCCATCCGCGCCGAGGTCGCGCGTATCCTGGCAAGCTTCGGTCATGGCAATGGCCACGTGTTCAACCTGGGCCACGGCATCACGCCGGAAGTCGATCCAGCCCATGCCGGCGCCTTCATCGAGTCGGTGCACGAACTGTCCGCGCAATACCACGCCTGA
- a CDS encoding MFS transporter: MPAPGAPISHTEKGTPRFARTALALFAGGFATFALLYCVQPMMPMLSQAFGINAAQSSLILSLSTLTLAVGLLITGPISDAIGRKQVLVASLLAAAVFTVGSALAPSWHGVLLMRALVGLALSGVAAVAMTYLSEEIHPHHLGLAMGLYIGGNAIGGMSGRLLSGVLVDYLSWHSVLGLMDGLALLAALLLWRFLPESRHFRPRPLRPQGLLQGYRLHFRDAGLPWLFLQGFLLMGSFVTLYNYIGYRLIAEPFHLSQTMIGLLAVLYLSGIYSSAQVGALADRFGRRVFWLVIALMLAGVGLTLFDRLPLVLLGMLLFTFGFFGAHSVASSWIGRRARQARGQASSLYLFSYYLGSSIAGTLGGVFWHAAGWDGVGLFIASLLLIAFAVALHLARLRPLPEPQTAH; encoded by the coding sequence ATACCGGCGCCTGGCGCGCCCATCAGCCATACAGAGAAAGGCACCCCGCGCTTCGCGCGCACCGCCCTGGCGCTGTTCGCCGGCGGCTTCGCCACCTTCGCCCTGCTCTACTGCGTGCAGCCGATGATGCCCATGCTGTCGCAGGCATTCGGCATCAACGCAGCGCAGAGCAGCTTGATCCTTTCGCTCTCGACGCTGACCCTGGCCGTCGGCCTGCTGATCACCGGGCCGATCTCCGATGCCATCGGCCGCAAGCAGGTGCTGGTCGCCTCCCTGCTCGCTGCCGCGGTGTTCACCGTCGGTAGTGCGCTGGCGCCCAGCTGGCATGGCGTTCTGCTGATGCGCGCACTGGTCGGCCTGGCGCTCAGCGGCGTGGCTGCAGTGGCCATGACCTACCTGAGCGAGGAGATCCATCCCCACCACCTGGGCCTGGCAATGGGACTGTACATCGGCGGCAACGCCATCGGCGGCATGAGCGGACGCTTGCTGAGCGGCGTGCTGGTGGATTACCTGTCCTGGCATAGCGTGCTGGGACTGATGGACGGGCTGGCGCTGCTGGCGGCCCTGCTGCTCTGGCGCTTTCTACCGGAATCGCGGCACTTCCGTCCGCGACCGCTGCGCCCGCAGGGGCTGTTGCAGGGCTACCGCCTGCACTTCCGCGATGCCGGCCTGCCCTGGCTGTTCCTGCAGGGCTTCCTGCTGATGGGCAGCTTTGTCACGCTGTACAACTACATCGGCTATCGGCTGATTGCCGAGCCGTTCCACCTCAGCCAGACCATGATCGGTCTGCTGGCGGTGCTCTACCTGTCGGGCATCTACAGCTCGGCTCAAGTCGGCGCGCTGGCCGATCGCTTCGGCCGGCGGGTGTTCTGGCTGGTAATCGCCCTGATGCTGGCGGGCGTGGGCCTGACCCTGTTCGACCGGCTGCCGCTGGTGCTGCTGGGCATGCTGCTGTTTACCTTCGGTTTCTTCGGCGCCCACTCGGTCGCCAGCAGCTGGATTGGCCGCCGTGCCCGGCAGGCACGCGGCCAGGCCTCCTCGCTCTATCTGTTCAGTTACTACCTGGGCTCGAGCATCGCCGGCACGCTGGGTGGGGTCTTCTGGCACGCCGCCGGCTGGGATGGCGTCGGCCTGTTCATCGCCTCGCTGCTGCTGATCGCCTTCGCCGTGGCGCTGCACCTCGCGCGCCTGCGTCCGCTGCCGGAGCCGCAGACGGCACACTGA